A section of the Terriglobia bacterium genome encodes:
- a CDS encoding acetyl-CoA carboxylase biotin carboxylase subunit (an AccC homodimer forms the biotin carboxylase subunit of the acetyl CoA carboxylase, an enzyme that catalyzes the formation of malonyl-CoA, which in turn controls the rate of fatty acid metabolism): NGFRPDPGTIVAFEAPRAAGPGVRVRWDSAVRQGYRIPPNYDSMVGKLIVHAEDRPRAIEAARGALGSLRIDGVRTTIPLHRTILEHPGFVGGDYDVQFLERSGLAR; the protein is encoded by the coding sequence AACGGCTTCCGACCGGATCCCGGGACGATCGTGGCGTTCGAGGCGCCGAGGGCGGCCGGGCCCGGAGTCCGGGTCCGCTGGGACTCCGCGGTACGCCAGGGATATCGGATTCCGCCGAATTACGACTCCATGGTGGGCAAGCTGATCGTGCACGCCGAGGACCGCCCTCGGGCGATCGAGGCGGCGAGGGGCGCGCTCGGCAGCCTGCGCATCGACGGGGTGCGGACCACCATCCCGCTCCACCGGACGATCCTGGAGCACCCCGGGTTCGTCGGCGGGGACTACGACGTCCAGTTCCTGGAGCGGAGCGGGCTCGCGCGGTGA
- a CDS encoding propionyl-CoA carboxylase, with translation MAKVILEPIGEPRERFLRDDVWRAQRDAAAERATVLEAKRDAVRAGWGPKYEARVREKGKLPTWERLERLKDGDSPVLPIGTLVNWGRTFGDDARTSPGAGVVTAFVRVHGRWTVAIANDNTVASGSWWPRTPEKIQRAQEVALRLRLPVIYLVDSSGLFLPEQSQTFPGRTGAGGIFRMNALLSSAGVPQIAGVHGDCIAGGGYMPIISDVVYMTEQAYMVIAGAALVKGGKSQKITSLSIGGPDVHVHRSRCADHRVPDDAVLVERLRAEVAKLPGPAWAYYRYGADPAPPAYPPAELEGLFPVDYRMGFDMRQVLARLVDHSLFWEVLPGVGPEMICGVARVGGLYAGFVANNPLLTDDPVRRDAKRPGGILYREGIAKVSQFSRALNDDGIPIVWLQDISGFDIGPEAEREGLLGYGSSLIYTNSTNVVPMFTVLLRKASGAGYYALSGLPYRPLIQLATPMTRLAVMEGKTLAIGAFNAKLDDHFNIVAKTPEEAEETRRGMDTVEARINRDMDPVLAASRMDVDEIVRPGELRLWIEAAVEMAYQSTGYRRVKNPRIWSLHDLSVLAG, from the coding sequence GTGGCCAAAGTGATCCTGGAGCCGATCGGGGAGCCGCGGGAGCGCTTCCTCCGGGACGACGTGTGGCGCGCCCAGCGCGACGCCGCCGCGGAGCGCGCGACGGTCCTCGAGGCGAAGCGCGACGCGGTGCGCGCGGGCTGGGGGCCCAAGTACGAGGCGAGGGTCCGGGAGAAAGGGAAGCTGCCGACCTGGGAGCGCCTGGAGCGGCTCAAGGACGGGGACAGCCCGGTGCTCCCCATCGGCACGCTGGTGAACTGGGGGAGGACCTTCGGCGACGACGCGAGGACTTCTCCGGGCGCGGGAGTGGTGACCGCGTTCGTTCGCGTCCACGGCCGGTGGACGGTGGCGATCGCCAACGACAACACCGTGGCGTCCGGCTCGTGGTGGCCGCGGACACCGGAGAAGATCCAGCGCGCACAGGAGGTGGCGCTCCGCCTCCGCCTCCCGGTGATCTATCTCGTGGACTCGTCCGGGCTGTTCCTTCCGGAGCAGTCGCAGACGTTCCCCGGGCGCACCGGAGCGGGCGGGATCTTCCGGATGAACGCGCTCCTCTCCTCGGCGGGGGTGCCGCAGATCGCCGGGGTTCACGGCGATTGCATCGCGGGCGGCGGCTACATGCCGATCATCAGCGACGTGGTCTACATGACCGAGCAGGCGTACATGGTGATCGCGGGCGCCGCGCTGGTGAAGGGAGGCAAGTCGCAGAAGATCACCTCGCTGTCCATCGGCGGGCCCGACGTCCACGTCCACCGGAGCCGCTGCGCCGATCACCGGGTGCCCGACGACGCCGTGCTCGTCGAGCGGCTTCGCGCCGAAGTGGCGAAGCTGCCCGGTCCGGCCTGGGCGTACTACCGATACGGGGCCGATCCGGCGCCCCCGGCGTATCCCCCGGCGGAGCTCGAGGGCCTGTTCCCGGTCGACTACCGCATGGGGTTCGACATGCGCCAGGTACTGGCGCGACTCGTCGACCACTCGCTGTTCTGGGAGGTGCTCCCCGGCGTCGGCCCCGAGATGATCTGCGGCGTGGCGAGGGTGGGCGGCCTCTACGCCGGGTTCGTCGCCAACAACCCGCTCCTGACCGACGATCCCGTGCGCCGCGACGCGAAACGCCCGGGCGGGATCCTGTACCGCGAGGGGATCGCCAAGGTCTCGCAGTTCTCCCGGGCGCTGAACGACGACGGGATCCCGATCGTCTGGCTCCAGGACATCTCGGGGTTCGACATCGGTCCCGAGGCCGAGCGGGAGGGGCTTCTCGGGTACGGATCGAGCCTGATCTACACCAACTCGACCAACGTCGTGCCGATGTTCACGGTGCTCCTGCGCAAGGCGTCGGGGGCCGGGTACTACGCGCTGTCGGGGCTTCCGTATCGGCCGTTGATCCAGCTCGCGACGCCGATGACGCGCCTCGCGGTGATGGAGGGGAAGACGCTGGCGATCGGGGCGTTCAACGCGAAGCTCGACGACCACTTCAACATCGTGGCGAAGACGCCCGAGGAGGCCGAGGAGACCCGGAGGGGAATGGACACGGTAGAGGCGCGCATCAATCGCGACATGGACCCGGTGCTGGCCGCGTCGCGCATGGACGTGGACGAGATCGTTCGGCCCGGCGAGCTCCGCCTCTGGATCGAGGCCGCCGTCGAGATGGCGTATCAGTCCACCGGCTACCGGCGGGTGAAGAACCCGAGGATCTGGTCGCTGCACGATCTGTCGGTCCTGGCGGGGTGA